Proteins encoded in a region of the Mycobacterium branderi genome:
- a CDS encoding serine/threonine-protein kinase, whose translation MVDAAIDGYVIDREVGRGGHATVYRAHARSHPERTVALKVLGQDHRGSAEQARLNREFGFAHRLRHPHIVTMYERGPFWLAMQFVDGGKSTQLRRVEDRLTALAQIADALDYMHRQGIVHSDVKPANILVAKDFSHSGACLIDFSVAHAVVDDVFRRPKELQASLPYVAPEMLRGHAPTAATDEYALACCAVELLTGAPPFVADNSEELVKAHLRGIPPRTSCRVDWGSRAFDTVVARAMARDPEVRYQSCAEFVEHITRVVAA comes from the coding sequence ATGGTTGACGCCGCGATCGACGGCTATGTCATCGACCGGGAAGTCGGCCGCGGGGGGCACGCCACCGTATATCGGGCGCACGCCAGGTCGCACCCGGAGCGGACGGTTGCGCTCAAGGTGCTCGGCCAGGACCATCGCGGCTCGGCGGAACAGGCTCGGCTCAACCGCGAATTCGGCTTCGCGCACCGGCTGCGCCATCCCCACATCGTGACGATGTATGAGCGCGGGCCGTTCTGGTTGGCGATGCAATTTGTCGACGGCGGCAAATCCACCCAACTGCGGCGGGTCGAGGACCGGCTGACCGCACTGGCGCAGATCGCCGACGCGCTGGACTACATGCACCGGCAAGGCATTGTGCACAGCGACGTCAAACCGGCCAACATCCTTGTCGCCAAGGACTTTTCACACAGCGGCGCCTGCCTGATCGACTTCAGCGTGGCCCACGCCGTGGTCGACGACGTCTTTCGTCGCCCGAAGGAGCTGCAGGCGTCGCTGCCGTACGTGGCGCCGGAGATGCTGCGCGGGCACGCCCCGACGGCCGCCACCGACGAGTATGCGCTGGCGTGTTGCGCAGTCGAATTGCTCACCGGCGCACCGCCGTTCGTGGCCGACAACTCCGAAGAACTGGTCAAGGCGCATCTGCGTGGGATCCCGCCGCGGACATCGTGCCGGGTCGACTGGGGCTCACGCGCATTCGACACGGTGGTGGCCAGGGCGATGGCGCGGGACCCCGAAGTGCGCTACCAGTCCTGCGCGGAGTTCGTCGAGCACATCACCCGGGTGGTCGCGGCTTAG
- a CDS encoding 4-(cytidine 5'-diphospho)-2-C-methyl-D-erythritol kinase, translated as MPLDGSVAPQWVPTGSVTVRVPGKINLYLAVGDRREDGYHELTTVFHAVSLVDEVTVRNADVLSLEMTGEGADQLPDDERNLAWQAAELMADHVGRAPDVSITIDKSIPVAGGMGGGSADAAAVLVAINALWELGVPRRDLNTLAAQLGSDVPFALHGGTALGTGRGEELATVLARNTFHWVLAFADGGLSTPAVFSELDRLREVGSPPRLGEPGPVLAALAAGDPEQLAPLLGNELQAAAVSKNPGLRRVLRAGVEAGALAGIVSGSGPTCAFLCRSAPEAVDVGTQLSGAGVCRTVRVASGPVHGARVVPAPVSGV; from the coding sequence GTGCCGTTGGACGGAAGCGTTGCACCTCAATGGGTGCCCACTGGTTCGGTCACCGTCCGGGTGCCCGGCAAGATCAACCTGTATCTGGCCGTGGGCGATCGCCGCGAGGACGGCTATCACGAGCTGACCACGGTGTTCCACGCCGTCTCGCTGGTCGACGAGGTGACGGTTCGCAACGCCGACGTGCTGTCGCTGGAGATGACCGGCGAGGGTGCCGACCAACTGCCCGACGACGAGCGCAATCTGGCCTGGCAGGCGGCCGAGTTGATGGCCGATCACGTGGGCCGGGCCCCCGACGTGTCGATCACCATTGACAAGTCCATCCCGGTGGCCGGTGGCATGGGCGGCGGCAGCGCCGACGCCGCCGCCGTGCTGGTCGCGATCAACGCGCTGTGGGAGCTGGGCGTGCCGCGCCGCGACCTGAACACGCTGGCCGCGCAACTGGGCAGCGATGTGCCGTTCGCGCTGCACGGCGGAACCGCGCTGGGCACCGGCCGCGGCGAGGAGCTGGCCACCGTCCTGGCCCGGAACACCTTCCACTGGGTGCTGGCGTTCGCCGACGGCGGGCTGTCGACTCCCGCGGTGTTCAGCGAGCTCGACCGGCTGCGGGAGGTGGGGTCCCCGCCGCGGCTCGGCGAGCCGGGTCCGGTGCTGGCGGCGCTGGCCGCCGGCGATCCCGAGCAGCTGGCGCCGTTGTTGGGCAACGAGTTGCAGGCGGCCGCGGTGAGCAAGAATCCGGGGTTGCGTCGCGTCCTGCGCGCCGGGGTGGAGGCCGGGGCACTGGCGGGCATCGTGTCGGGTTCCGGGCCGACGTGCGCATTCCTGTGCCGCTCGGCGCCGGAGGCGGTCGACGTCGGCACCCAGCTGTCCGGCGCCGGGGTGTGCCGCACCGTGCGGGTGGCCAGCGGGCCGGTGCACGGCGCCCGGGTGGTGCCCGCGCCGGTCAGCGGCGTGTGA
- a CDS encoding fatty acyl-AMP ligase, with the protein MSRFTENMFRNAHESTKGMVTGEPHQPVRHTWLEVHERARRVAGGLAAAGIGHGDAVGVLVGAPVEIAPTAQGLWMRGASLTMLHQPTPRTDLAVWATDTTTVVDMIEARAVIVSDPFMAAAPVLQERGITVLTVEQLLAADPIDPVETGEDDLALMQLTSGSTGSPKAVQITHRNIYSNAEAMFIGAKMDPSGNDVMLSWLPCFHDMGMIGFLTVPMYFGVELVKVTPMDFLRDTLLWAKLIDKYKGTMTAAPNFAYSLFAKRLRNQAKPGQFDLSTLRFALSGAEPVDPADVEDLIEAGKPFGLRPEAIMPAYGMAETTLAVSFSELGDGLVVDEVDADLLAALRRAVPATKGNTRRLASLGPLLQGLEARIVDEDGNVLPPRGVGVIELRGEPVTPGYITMGGFIPAQDEHGWYDTGDLGYLMENGHIVVCGRVKDVIIMAGRNVYPTDIERAACRVQGVRPGCAVAVRLDAGHSRETFAVAVESNAFEDPAEVRRIEHEVAHEVVTEVDVRPRNVVVLGPGTIPKTPSGKLRRANSVTLVT; encoded by the coding sequence GTGAGCAGGTTTACCGAGAACATGTTCCGCAACGCTCACGAAAGCACCAAGGGCATGGTGACCGGCGAGCCGCACCAGCCGGTTCGGCACACATGGCTTGAAGTCCACGAGCGTGCCCGGCGAGTCGCCGGCGGACTGGCTGCGGCGGGCATCGGCCATGGCGACGCAGTCGGTGTCCTCGTCGGCGCGCCGGTGGAGATCGCGCCGACGGCACAAGGCCTGTGGATGCGCGGCGCCAGCTTGACCATGCTGCATCAGCCCACTCCGCGCACCGACCTGGCGGTGTGGGCAACCGACACCACGACCGTCGTCGACATGATCGAGGCGAGAGCGGTCATCGTCTCCGACCCGTTCATGGCCGCCGCGCCGGTGCTGCAAGAGCGGGGCATCACAGTGCTGACCGTCGAGCAGTTGCTGGCCGCCGACCCGATCGACCCCGTCGAAACCGGCGAGGACGACCTGGCGCTGATGCAGCTGACGTCGGGCTCCACCGGTTCCCCGAAGGCTGTCCAGATCACCCACCGCAACATCTACTCCAACGCCGAAGCTATGTTCATCGGCGCCAAGATGGACCCGTCTGGCAACGACGTCATGCTCAGCTGGCTGCCCTGCTTCCACGACATGGGCATGATCGGATTCTTAACCGTGCCAATGTATTTCGGTGTCGAGCTGGTCAAGGTCACCCCGATGGACTTCCTGCGCGACACGCTGCTGTGGGCCAAGCTGATCGACAAGTACAAGGGCACGATGACCGCCGCGCCCAACTTCGCCTACTCGCTGTTCGCCAAGCGGTTGCGCAACCAGGCCAAGCCCGGTCAGTTCGACTTGTCCACGCTGCGATTCGCCCTCTCAGGTGCCGAGCCGGTGGACCCCGCCGACGTCGAGGACCTGATCGAGGCGGGCAAGCCGTTCGGGCTGCGGCCCGAGGCGATCATGCCGGCCTACGGTATGGCCGAGACCACGCTGGCGGTGTCGTTCTCCGAGCTCGGCGACGGGCTGGTGGTCGACGAGGTGGACGCCGATCTGCTGGCCGCGCTGCGCCGCGCCGTGCCTGCCACCAAGGGCAACACCCGTCGGCTGGCTTCCCTGGGCCCGCTGCTGCAGGGACTCGAGGCCCGCATCGTCGACGAGGACGGCAACGTGCTGCCGCCACGCGGCGTCGGGGTGATCGAACTGCGCGGCGAGCCGGTGACCCCCGGCTACATCACCATGGGCGGGTTCATCCCGGCGCAGGACGAACACGGCTGGTACGACACCGGTGACCTCGGCTACCTGATGGAGAACGGCCACATCGTGGTGTGCGGCCGCGTCAAAGACGTCATCATCATGGCCGGCCGCAACGTCTACCCGACCGACATCGAGCGGGCCGCCTGCCGGGTGCAGGGCGTGCGACCGGGCTGCGCGGTGGCCGTGCGCCTCGATGCCGGGCATTCACGCGAAACGTTCGCCGTCGCAGTCGAATCCAACGCCTTTGAGGACCCCGCCGAAGTGCGTCGCATCGAGCACGAGGTCGCCCACGAGGTCGTCACCGAGGTCGACGTGCGGCCGCGCAACGTTGTCGTGCTCGGGCCCGGGACCATTCCGAAGACGCCGTCGGGAAAGCTGCGCCGGGCCAACTCCGTCACGCTGGTCACTTAA
- the pth gene encoding aminoacyl-tRNA hydrolase, translating to MAEPLLVVGLGNPGPNYATTRHNLGFMVADLLAARLGSKFKAHKRSGAEVVTGRLGGRSVVLAKPRSYMNESGRQVGPLAKFYSVPAADVIVIHDDLDLDFGRIRLKIGGGEGGHNGLRSVAASLGTKDFQRVRIGIGRPPGRKDPAAFVLENFAAAERKEVPAICEQAADATELLIELGLEPAQNVVHAW from the coding sequence ATGGCCGAGCCACTTTTGGTGGTCGGCCTCGGCAACCCGGGTCCCAACTACGCCACGACCCGGCACAATCTGGGGTTCATGGTCGCCGACCTGCTCGCAGCGCGGCTGGGTTCAAAGTTCAAGGCGCACAAGCGCTCCGGAGCGGAGGTGGTCACCGGCCGGCTCGGTGGGCGGTCGGTGGTGCTGGCCAAGCCGCGCAGCTACATGAACGAGTCCGGCCGCCAGGTGGGCCCGCTGGCCAAGTTCTACTCGGTGCCCGCCGCCGACGTCATCGTCATTCACGACGACCTCGACCTGGACTTCGGGCGGATCCGGCTCAAGATCGGCGGCGGCGAGGGCGGCCACAACGGGCTGCGCTCAGTGGCGGCGTCGTTGGGCACCAAGGACTTTCAGCGGGTGCGGATCGGCATCGGTCGCCCGCCGGGGCGCAAGGATCCGGCGGCGTTCGTGCTGGAGAACTTCGCCGCGGCCGAGCGTAAAGAAGTTCCGGCGATCTGCGAACAGGCCGCCGACGCCACCGAGCTACTGATCGAGCTGGGTCTGGAGCCCGCCCAAAACGTCGTCCACGCCTGGTAA
- a CDS encoding 50S ribosomal protein L25/general stress protein Ctc, with protein sequence MAKSATSSANKLPVSVRTETGKGASRRARRAGKIPAVLYGHNTDPQHLELPGHDFAAVLRHSGTNAVLALDIDGKEQLALTKALDIHPIRRTIQHADLLVIRRGEKVVVEVTVEVVGEAAPGTLVTQETSTIEIEAEALSIPEQLTVSVEDAEPGTQFAAGQIELPRGVTLISDPEMLVVNVVNAPTAEELEAEGAGEVPEAAAEEPAEEAAEAEAAEAPPESE encoded by the coding sequence ATGGCCAAATCGGCGACTTCGTCCGCTAACAAGCTTCCCGTCTCGGTGCGTACCGAGACCGGCAAAGGCGCGTCGCGCCGGGCCCGCCGCGCCGGCAAGATTCCGGCCGTCCTCTACGGTCACAACACCGACCCGCAGCACCTGGAGCTGCCCGGCCACGACTTCGCCGCGGTGCTGCGCCACTCCGGCACCAATGCGGTGCTCGCCCTCGACATCGACGGCAAGGAGCAACTGGCGCTCACCAAGGCGCTCGACATCCACCCGATCCGCCGCACCATCCAGCACGCCGACCTGTTGGTGATCCGTCGCGGCGAGAAGGTCGTCGTCGAGGTCACCGTCGAGGTCGTCGGCGAGGCCGCGCCGGGCACCCTGGTCACTCAGGAGACCAGCACCATCGAGATCGAGGCCGAGGCGCTGTCGATTCCCGAGCAGTTGACGGTCTCGGTCGAGGATGCCGAACCGGGCACCCAGTTCGCCGCCGGGCAGATCGAGCTGCCGCGCGGCGTCACCCTGATTTCCGACCCGGAGATGCTGGTCGTCAACGTGGTGAACGCGCCGACCGCCGAGGAGCTCGAGGCCGAGGGCGCCGGCGAGGTTCCCGAGGCGGCCGCGGAGGAGCCTGCCGAGGAGGCCGCCGAAGCCGAGGCCGCCGAGGCCCCGCCCGAGTCCGAATAG
- a CDS encoding oxidoreductase: MTAWTAADLPSFAGRSVIVTGANSGLGAVTARELARVGAQVVLAVRNTAKGEAAAQQMTGDVEVRRLDLADLASVRQFADGVDTLDVLINNAGIMATPHAVTKDGFESQIGTNHLGHFALTNLLLPKLTDRVVTVSSIMHWLGHISLKDLNWTSRPYAPWLAYAQSKLANLLFTSELQRRLTAVGSPLRAVACHPGYSNTNLQGHSGRRISDALMAIGARLATDADFGARQTLYAASQDVPGNSFVGPRFGMLGRTQPVGRSPLAKRQETAEALWELSERLTDTKFPL; this comes from the coding sequence ATGACTGCCTGGACCGCCGCAGATCTACCCTCGTTCGCCGGACGCAGCGTGATCGTCACCGGCGCCAACAGCGGCCTCGGTGCGGTGACGGCCCGCGAGCTGGCCCGCGTCGGCGCGCAGGTCGTCTTGGCCGTGCGCAACACCGCCAAGGGTGAGGCCGCCGCGCAACAGATGACCGGTGACGTCGAGGTGCGCCGCCTGGATCTTGCGGATCTCGCCTCGGTGCGCCAGTTCGCCGACGGCGTGGACACCCTCGACGTGCTGATCAACAACGCGGGCATCATGGCCACCCCGCACGCGGTGACCAAAGACGGCTTCGAAAGCCAGATCGGCACCAACCACCTGGGCCATTTCGCGCTGACCAACCTGCTGCTGCCCAAGCTGACCGATCGGGTGGTCACGGTGTCGTCGATCATGCACTGGCTGGGCCACATCAGCCTCAAAGACCTCAACTGGACCTCGCGGCCGTACGCGCCGTGGCTGGCCTATGCCCAGTCCAAGCTCGCCAATCTGCTGTTCACCAGCGAGTTGCAGCGCCGCCTGACCGCGGTCGGGTCACCGCTGCGGGCGGTGGCCTGCCACCCCGGCTACTCGAATACGAACCTGCAGGGCCACTCCGGACGCAGGATCAGCGACGCGCTGATGGCGATCGGGGCTCGGCTGGCCACCGACGCCGACTTCGGGGCGCGGCAAACGCTCTACGCCGCATCGCAGGACGTGCCCGGCAACTCGTTCGTCGGCCCGCGTTTCGGCATGCTGGGCCGCACCCAGCCGGTTGGCCGCAGCCCGCTGGCGAAACGTCAGGAAACGGCCGAGGCGCTCTGGGAGCTCTCCGAGCGGCTCACGGACACCAAATTTCCGCTGTAA